The genome window GCGGGCGCCGACGTGTGCCTGGACTACGCCGCGAGGAGGTCGCATTGATGGCCGGCATGAGCTCCGAGTACTACAAGCGCCTTGAACGCGGAATCGCGACCGGCGTCTCGGACTCGGTGCTCGACGGGATCAGCCGGGCACTGCAACTGGACGAGGCCGAACGCACACACCTGTACGACCTCGTGCGCGCCGCCAACGAAGGAGCCCGCGCCCGCGCCAAGCGCCCCATGGCCAGGAAGCTGCAGGTACGCCCGAGCCTGCAACAGACCATCGACGCGATGTCAACCGTGCCGGTCTTTGTGCAGAACGGCCGCCTCGACGCCGTCTCGACCAACCGGCTCGGGCGCGCCCTGTTCTCCGAAATGTTCACCGAGGACCACCGCCCCGTCAACGCCGCACGCTTCGTCTTCCTCGATCCACGGGCACAGACGTTCTACCAGGATTGGAAGGCCAATGCCGGCCAGATCGTGGCCCTCCTTCGCGCGGAGGCCGGCCGCTCCCCCTACGACAAGGCCTTGAGCAACCTCGTCGGGGAGCTCTCCACGCAAAACGAACTCTTCCGCAAGCTCTGGGCCTCCCACGACGTCCGGGCACACACCACCGGAATCAAGAACATCCATCACCCCGTCGTGGGAGACCTCGACCTCACCTACGAAGCCATGGACCTAACCCCGCACGGACTCCAGATGCTCATGTACTCCGCCGAACCCGGATCACCCACACACGACGGCCTGCAACTCCTCTCGAACTGGGCCGCCACCGCAGACAGCCCACCCGCCCCCGACCGCCCTCCTCTGGGCGCAGACGCCAAGGACGACCACCTGTGATGTTGGCGAAGCCTGCGTCAGTAGGGGATCGGCTATCGGAACATGAGTATCGCTGCCTTTGCCTCCTCAGCCGCGTCATCGGAGTCCGCGAACAGGACACGTACTGACCCGATCCCACGGTGCACCCTCGGGATACGGTGGGACCACGCATCCTGAGGGGGAACGACCGTGAAGACCGCGAGACACCTGGCCCTGCCCGCCGCCGTCGCCCTGCACACCATGGGCTCCGTCCTGGTCTCGCTCGCGACCTGGGCGGTGATCGCCACCAGCGCGTCACCCGGGGCGCTGAACGGTGGGCTCTGGGTTCTGAGCTACACCCTCGCCGCCGCCGTCGGGCTCTTGGGCATCCTCGGACTGGCCCTGGCCCTCCGTGACCG of Citricoccus sp. K5 contains these proteins:
- a CDS encoding helix-turn-helix transcriptional regulator; this translates as MDSSNDIREFLISRRAKLTPQEAGLPDYGGRRRVPGLRREEVALMAGMSSEYYKRLERGIATGVSDSVLDGISRALQLDEAERTHLYDLVRAANEGARARAKRPMARKLQVRPSLQQTIDAMSTVPVFVQNGRLDAVSTNRLGRALFSEMFTEDHRPVNAARFVFLDPRAQTFYQDWKANAGQIVALLRAEAGRSPYDKALSNLVGELSTQNELFRKLWASHDVRAHTTGIKNIHHPVVGDLDLTYEAMDLTPHGLQMLMYSAEPGSPTHDGLQLLSNWAATADSPPAPDRPPLGADAKDDHL